From Pandoraea norimbergensis, the proteins below share one genomic window:
- a CDS encoding SurA N-terminal domain-containing protein, giving the protein MFDFIRRHQRLVLIFLTVLIVPSFVVFGVHGLQEYTSDAGTIAKVGDQTVTRQEYDSVLRAQTERMQQMFGGAVDASQINTPEMRSAVLDNLIQQKLLTQETLKKNLSVPDAQVREALLAIPAIAQLRRADGSIDEAAYEQLLAAQNLTPQRLEAQIRYELASNQLPASVQASAMLPKAVIDRFAQLRAQQRDVSVLTFPVSDFAGKVTPTQAQVQAYYDAHKAAFQTPESAEIQYVVLDPKAMPASALSAPSDDVLRKMYNDNLKQYTTPEERRASHILIASPADASPADHAKAKAKADDLLAQLKKNPNDFAKLASQNSEDPGSKANGGDLGFFTRDAMVKPFADAAFALKSEGDVSDVVKSDFGYHIIKLTGIKPATTKPFEDVKAQLADQYRQQESAKAYAKLADQFTNAVYEQPDSLQPVADKLNIKVQTAQVTRTANPAQAQSPIGNEKLLKAVFADESLKNKRNTEAVDVGQGVLVSAHVVTYHPAATPPLTQVEAQVKQQLVADMAAQEAKKAGEAKLDALKKGGDAAFGAMQTISRDNPGKLPPNALTAIFGADTAKLPAYVGVDLGDGQGYAVFRISKVTQPAVQDPQRLAAETQQLNQLAAQAEWNAWVGDLRARSKVKVVNDVTKSGT; this is encoded by the coding sequence ATGTTCGACTTCATTCGGCGCCACCAACGATTGGTTCTCATTTTCCTGACGGTGTTGATCGTGCCGTCGTTTGTGGTGTTTGGCGTTCACGGCTTGCAGGAGTACACGTCGGACGCAGGCACGATCGCCAAGGTCGGCGATCAGACCGTGACGCGCCAGGAGTACGACAGTGTGCTGCGCGCACAAACCGAGCGCATGCAGCAGATGTTCGGGGGCGCCGTCGATGCCAGTCAGATCAACACGCCTGAAATGCGTAGTGCCGTGCTGGACAACCTGATCCAGCAAAAGCTGCTCACGCAGGAAACGCTCAAGAAGAACCTGTCGGTGCCCGACGCGCAAGTGCGCGAAGCGCTGCTCGCGATTCCGGCGATTGCGCAATTGCGCCGCGCGGATGGCTCGATCGACGAAGCGGCTTACGAACAACTGCTCGCGGCACAGAACCTCACGCCGCAGCGTCTCGAAGCGCAGATTCGCTACGAACTCGCTTCGAACCAACTGCCGGCCAGCGTGCAGGCGAGCGCCATGCTCCCCAAGGCCGTGATCGATCGTTTCGCGCAGCTGCGCGCACAACAGCGTGATGTCTCTGTACTGACGTTCCCGGTGTCGGACTTCGCGGGCAAGGTCACGCCGACGCAAGCGCAGGTGCAGGCCTATTACGATGCCCACAAGGCAGCGTTCCAGACGCCCGAGTCAGCCGAGATCCAGTACGTCGTGCTCGACCCGAAGGCCATGCCGGCATCGGCACTGTCAGCGCCTAGCGACGACGTGCTGCGCAAGATGTACAACGACAATCTGAAGCAGTACACGACGCCGGAAGAGCGTCGTGCCTCGCACATTCTGATTGCATCGCCGGCGGACGCTTCGCCTGCCGATCATGCGAAAGCGAAGGCCAAGGCCGACGACCTGCTCGCGCAACTGAAGAAGAACCCGAACGACTTTGCCAAGCTGGCGAGCCAGAACTCGGAAGATCCGGGCTCGAAGGCCAACGGCGGCGATCTGGGCTTCTTCACGCGTGACGCGATGGTCAAGCCGTTCGCCGATGCCGCGTTCGCACTCAAGAGCGAAGGTGACGTGAGCGACGTGGTGAAGAGCGACTTCGGTTATCACATCATCAAGCTGACGGGCATCAAGCCGGCAACGACCAAGCCGTTTGAAGACGTGAAGGCACAACTGGCCGATCAGTATCGCCAGCAAGAATCCGCCAAGGCGTATGCAAAGCTCGCCGACCAGTTCACCAACGCTGTGTACGAACAACCTGACAGCCTGCAACCGGTCGCCGACAAGCTGAACATCAAGGTGCAGACGGCGCAGGTCACGCGCACGGCAAACCCGGCGCAAGCCCAGAGCCCGATCGGCAACGAGAAGCTGCTGAAGGCCGTGTTTGCGGATGAATCGCTCAAGAACAAGCGCAACACTGAAGCCGTGGACGTGGGCCAGGGCGTGCTGGTGTCGGCACACGTGGTGACTTATCACCCGGCCGCGACGCCGCCGCTCACGCAGGTGGAAGCGCAGGTCAAGCAGCAGTTGGTGGCGGACATGGCGGCGCAGGAAGCGAAGAAGGCCGGTGAGGCCAAGCTCGATGCGCTGAAGAAGGGCGGCGACGCCGCGTTCGGTGCCATGCAGACGATTTCGCGTGACAACCCGGGCAAGCTCCCGCCGAACGCCCTGACGGCAATCTTCGGTGCCGATACGGCGAAGCTGCCGGCTTACGTGGGTGTCGATCTGGGCGATGGTCAGGGCTACGCGGTGTTCCGCATCAGCAAGGTCACGCAACCTGCTGTGCAAGATCCGCAGCGTCTAGCCGCGGAAACGCAGCAGCTCAACCAGTTGGCAGCACAAGCTGAGTGGAATGCGTGGGTTGGCGATCTGCGGGCTCGTTCGAAGGTCAAGGTCGTCAATGACGTGACCAAGTCGGGTACCTGA
- a CDS encoding HU family DNA-binding protein — protein sequence MNKTELIDHIAGEADISKAAAGRALDAFVGAVKKALKKGDDVTLVGFGTFHVTKRAGRTGRNPRTGAAIKIKAAKVPKFRPGKNLKDTVN from the coding sequence GTGAATAAGACGGAACTGATCGATCATATCGCGGGTGAGGCAGACATTTCGAAAGCCGCTGCCGGTCGTGCACTCGATGCTTTTGTGGGTGCAGTAAAGAAAGCGTTGAAGAAGGGTGACGATGTGACGTTGGTGGGCTTCGGTACCTTCCACGTGACGAAGCGCGCAGGACGCACGGGGCGCAATCCGCGCACTGGCGCAGCGATCAAGATCAAGGCAGCGAAGGTTCCGAAATTTCGCCCTGGCAAAAATCTGAAAGATACAGTAAACTGA
- a CDS encoding arylesterase — protein sequence MARRQFLKLAASALVGCCILTGTAAHAASSGAPTILVVGDSLSAEYGIARGAGWVNLMQQKVAQSGFDYNVVNASISGDTTSGGRARLAPLLDRYHPAITILELGGNDALRGISLDLTRANLREMIESSRKAGSRVIVVGMRIPPNYGTEYGEQFFSMFATLAKQEKTGYVPFLLDGVIEHPDWFQQDQIHPLAKAHPQILQNVWPTVAPLLKPAGKAPPRAASGRGVKPGA from the coding sequence ATGGCAAGAAGACAGTTCTTGAAATTGGCCGCCTCAGCCCTCGTGGGCTGCTGCATCCTGACAGGGACCGCGGCGCACGCGGCAAGTTCTGGCGCGCCGACAATTCTGGTCGTGGGCGACAGCCTGTCCGCCGAGTACGGCATCGCTCGCGGCGCAGGCTGGGTGAACCTCATGCAACAAAAAGTTGCGCAAAGCGGTTTCGATTATAACGTTGTCAACGCCAGTATCAGTGGCGATACCACAAGCGGTGGGCGGGCACGTCTGGCGCCGTTGCTCGACCGCTATCATCCCGCCATCACGATTCTGGAGCTCGGCGGTAACGATGCCTTACGCGGCATTTCACTGGACCTCACGCGCGCCAATCTACGCGAAATGATCGAGTCGTCACGCAAGGCAGGCAGCCGGGTGATCGTCGTCGGCATGCGCATTCCGCCGAACTACGGCACCGAGTATGGCGAGCAGTTCTTCTCGATGTTTGCCACGCTCGCCAAGCAGGAAAAGACGGGCTACGTGCCGTTCCTGCTCGATGGTGTGATTGAGCATCCCGACTGGTTCCAGCAAGACCAGATCCACCCGCTCGCCAAGGCACATCCGCAAATTCTGCAAAATGTCTGGCCGACCGTGGCGCCCCTGCTCAAACCTGCCGGCAAAGCACCGCCGCGCGCTGCGAGCGGGCGCGGGGTGAAACCGGGGGCGTAA
- the lon gene encoding endopeptidase La, with translation MSGTQILPPEAIQLPLLPLRDVVVFPHMVIPLFVGRPKSIKALETAMEGGKHIMLVAQKAAAKDEPTAKDLYEIGCVANILQMLKLPDGTVKVLVEGIQRARTISVDEEETQFTSEVMPLEPDDGNSPESEALRRAIVAQFDQYVKLNKKIPPEILTSLSGIDEAGRLADTIAAHLPLKLEQKQKILEMFPVIERLEHLLAQLESEIDILQVEKRIRGRVKRQMEKSQREYYLNEQVKAIQKELGEGEEGADLEELEKRIKGAHLPKEAKKKADAELKKLKLMSPMSAEATVVRNYIDTLVGLPWRKKSKVNNDLTNAEKVLDEDHFGLEKVKERILEYLAVQQRVDKVKAPILCLVGPPGVGKTSLGQSIARATNRKFVRMALGGVRDEAEIRGHRRTYIGSMPGKILQSLSKVAVRNPLFLLDEVDKMGMDFRGDPSSALLEVLDPEQNHTFSDHYVEVDFDLSDVMFVATSNSLNIPAPLLDRMEVIRLSGYTEDEKVNIAQRYLLPKQKKNNGLKEGEIDLTEAAIRDIIRYYTREAGVRSLEREISKICRKVVKMLLLKKVDGTSIKVDAGNLDNFLGVRKFDFGLAMKENQIGQVTGLAWTEVGGDLLTIEAAVMPGKGNIIRTGSLGDVMKESVEAARSVVRSRSRRLGVSDEQFEKKDIHIHVPEGATPKDGPSAGIAMTTALVSVLTGIPVRADVAMTGEITLRGEVLPIGGLKEKLLAAHRGGIKLVLIPEENVKDLAEIPDTVKNALEIMPVRWIDRVLELALEHAPAPLPEEEPKAAPVTPNADGSGKQEVIKH, from the coding sequence ATGTCAGGCACCCAAATCCTCCCGCCCGAAGCGATTCAACTGCCCCTGTTGCCTCTGCGCGACGTGGTCGTGTTTCCGCACATGGTGATTCCCCTCTTCGTGGGGCGTCCGAAGTCGATTAAAGCGCTTGAAACCGCCATGGAAGGCGGCAAGCACATTATGCTGGTCGCCCAGAAAGCGGCCGCCAAGGATGAGCCCACGGCCAAAGATCTCTATGAGATCGGCTGCGTCGCGAACATCCTTCAAATGCTCAAACTGCCCGATGGCACCGTCAAGGTGCTGGTCGAAGGCATTCAGCGTGCACGCACCATCAGCGTGGACGAAGAAGAGACGCAATTCACGTCTGAAGTCATGCCGCTCGAACCGGATGACGGCAACTCGCCGGAATCCGAGGCGCTGCGTCGCGCCATCGTGGCGCAGTTCGATCAGTACGTGAAGCTCAACAAGAAGATTCCGCCGGAGATCCTGACCTCGCTGTCGGGCATTGACGAAGCGGGTCGGCTGGCTGACACCATCGCTGCGCACCTGCCGCTCAAGCTCGAGCAGAAGCAGAAGATTCTCGAGATGTTCCCGGTCATCGAGCGCCTCGAACATCTGCTGGCGCAACTCGAAAGCGAGATCGACATTCTCCAGGTGGAGAAGCGTATCCGCGGCCGTGTGAAGCGTCAGATGGAGAAGAGCCAGCGCGAGTACTACCTGAACGAACAGGTCAAGGCCATTCAGAAGGAACTGGGCGAAGGCGAGGAAGGTGCGGATCTCGAAGAACTCGAGAAGCGCATCAAGGGCGCTCATCTGCCCAAGGAAGCCAAGAAGAAGGCCGACGCTGAACTCAAGAAGCTCAAGCTGATGTCGCCGATGTCGGCAGAAGCGACCGTCGTGCGCAACTACATCGACACGCTGGTCGGTCTGCCGTGGCGCAAGAAGAGCAAGGTGAACAATGACCTGACGAACGCCGAGAAGGTGCTCGACGAAGACCACTTCGGTCTCGAGAAGGTCAAGGAACGCATCCTTGAGTATCTTGCTGTGCAACAGCGCGTTGACAAGGTGAAGGCGCCGATCCTGTGCCTGGTTGGGCCCCCCGGTGTTGGTAAGACGTCGCTTGGTCAGTCGATCGCTCGTGCAACGAACCGCAAGTTCGTGCGCATGGCATTGGGTGGCGTGCGCGACGAGGCCGAGATTCGCGGTCACCGCCGGACGTACATCGGTTCGATGCCGGGCAAGATTCTGCAAAGCCTGTCGAAGGTGGCTGTGCGCAATCCGCTGTTCCTGCTCGACGAAGTGGACAAGATGGGCATGGACTTCCGTGGCGATCCGAGTTCGGCGCTGCTCGAAGTGCTGGATCCGGAACAGAACCACACGTTCTCGGACCACTACGTCGAAGTCGACTTCGATCTGTCGGACGTGATGTTTGTGGCGACGTCGAACTCGCTGAACATTCCGGCACCGCTGCTCGATCGTATGGAAGTGATTCGCCTGTCGGGTTACACGGAAGACGAGAAGGTCAACATCGCCCAGCGTTATCTGCTGCCGAAGCAGAAGAAGAACAACGGGTTGAAGGAAGGCGAGATCGATCTGACCGAAGCCGCGATTCGCGACATCATTCGCTACTACACGCGTGAAGCGGGTGTGCGTTCGCTGGAACGCGAGATCTCGAAGATCTGCCGTAAGGTCGTGAAGATGTTGCTGCTCAAGAAGGTCGACGGTACGTCGATCAAGGTTGACGCAGGTAACCTCGACAACTTCCTCGGCGTTCGCAAGTTCGACTTCGGTCTGGCGATGAAGGAAAACCAGATCGGCCAGGTCACGGGTCTTGCGTGGACGGAAGTGGGCGGCGATTTGCTGACCATCGAAGCCGCGGTGATGCCGGGCAAGGGCAACATCATCCGCACCGGCTCGCTCGGCGACGTGATGAAGGAGTCGGTCGAAGCTGCACGTTCGGTGGTGCGTTCGCGCTCGCGTCGTCTGGGTGTGTCCGATGAGCAGTTCGAGAAGAAGGACATTCACATTCACGTGCCCGAAGGGGCGACGCCGAAGGACGGTCCGTCCGCCGGTATCGCGATGACCACGGCGCTCGTCTCGGTGCTCACCGGTATTCCGGTGCGTGCAGATGTGGCGATGACCGGTGAGATTACGCTGCGCGGTGAAGTGCTGCCGATCGGTGGTCTCAAGGAAAAGCTGCTCGCAGCGCATCGTGGCGGCATCAAGCTCGTGTTGATTCCGGAAGAGAACGTGAAGGATCTCGCTGAGATTCCCGATACGGTCAAGAACGCGCTGGAGATCATGCCGGTGCGCTGGATCGACAGAGTGCTGGAGTTGGCGCTGGAACATGCGCCGGCACCGCTGCCTGAGGAAGAGCCGAAGGCTGCACCGGTGACGCCGAATGCGGATGGCAGCGGCAAGCAGGAAGTCATCAAGCACTGA
- a CDS encoding ABC transporter ATP-binding protein has protein sequence MSFSENVIEVRGLGKRLRDATGELVILQDIDFSVAKGQSVAIVGASGSGKSTLLGLMAGLDTATDGSVTLLGKSLGELDEEGRAALRRGAIGFVFQSFQLMPHLTALENVMLPLELLGETREVRNRAIELLGQVGLGSRLTHYPKQLSGGEQQRVALARAFVTQPVVLFADEPTGSLDTATGERVIDLMFSLNEASGATLVLVTHDLAIAERCDATVQLAGGRLVDGVAA, from the coding sequence ATGTCGTTTTCCGAAAACGTAATTGAAGTGCGGGGTCTGGGCAAACGGTTGCGCGACGCCACCGGTGAGCTCGTCATTTTGCAGGATATCGATTTTTCCGTCGCAAAAGGCCAGAGCGTGGCGATAGTCGGGGCCTCGGGCTCGGGCAAATCGACGTTGCTGGGCCTGATGGCCGGGCTCGATACGGCGACCGACGGTAGCGTCACGCTCCTCGGCAAGTCGCTTGGCGAGCTCGATGAAGAGGGGCGCGCAGCCCTGCGACGCGGTGCGATCGGCTTTGTCTTCCAGTCATTCCAATTAATGCCGCACCTGACGGCGCTCGAGAACGTGATGCTGCCGCTCGAACTTCTGGGTGAGACACGGGAAGTGCGCAATCGTGCGATCGAGTTGCTCGGACAGGTCGGCTTGGGCTCGCGCCTCACACATTATCCGAAGCAGCTTTCCGGCGGCGAGCAGCAGCGCGTGGCGCTTGCCCGGGCGTTTGTCACGCAGCCGGTCGTGCTGTTCGCCGATGAACCGACCGGCAGTCTCGACACGGCAACGGGCGAGCGTGTCATCGATCTGATGTTCTCGCTTAACGAGGCAAGCGGTGCAACGCTCGTGCTCGTCACCCATGATCTGGCGATTGCCGAGCGCTGCGATGCCACGGTGCAACTCGCTGGCGGCCGTCTGGTCGACGGTGTGGCTGCCTGA